DNA sequence from the Lysinibacillus sp. OF-1 genome:
CGACTCAGAACCTTTTGTCTAACTTCCTCTACATCAATGGGTTTATTGATAATTTCAAATAACGCTGTCGTCATGATTCTCTCCTCATTTCCTTCCATAAAAACTCCATATATTGCGCTTCTTCATGTATCGAAAAGGCTGGGACAGTGGGTGAGGAATCCAGTGGATAACTTGGCCAATAGAGCACACAAATGATCTGAGATACTTGCTGTAATAAAGCTTGATCCTGTGCAGTTCGTACAAGCACAACCTTCGGATAATGTTCATTTTTATACCCTTCAACCAGAATGATATCCATTGGAAGGGACGCATAAAGCGCAAGTATTTGAGACAGTTGCCAGCTATTTTGCTGAATACTCATACGTAAAGTACCCTCCCCCTCCACTGCTGTGACACTCGCACCTGCCAGCTCATGTCGACTACTATCCTTCGAAGCTTCTATCATCGGCACACCACCGTGACCATGATGTTTGATGGTTCCTACTCTTAACCCTTCCGTTGTCGCTCTCTTAATCAATTGCTCCATCAATGTCGTCTTACCACTATTTTGATAGCCAACTATCTGTAAGATTTTTCGATGTTGTCCCAAGGCCACTCACTTCCTTGCAAATCTTCTAACAATAAGACCGTTACTGACATGCCTTTTTCATAGCCACGCGAGCCACCTGGTAAGACGATGAACGCATTAGCTGATGCTAAAGAGGAAACTGCACTCGACTTATCAAAACCAGATGGCACAGCCACTAACTGACCTTTTTCATAATAAGCATGTGCTCTTACAAAGCGTGTAAATGGATTAGCCTTTGTGAAATCCTTACCTAAAATAGCTTGCTCTCTACGTAAATGGGGCTGTGAATTACTGTAGGCAGTGCGAATAATCGGACGTACAAAAAGCTCAAAGCCAACATAGCAAGCTGAAGGATTTCCAGAAAGTCCAAATAATAATTGTCCCTCTCGAGCAGCTACTGTAGTCACACTACCTGGGCGCATTGCCACTTTGTTAAACAATACCTTTGCATTTATCGCTTCGTAAATGGCTGGTAAGTAATCGTAATCCCCTACGGAAACGCCACCCGTTGTAATTAACATATCAACTTCCTGTAAAGCTTTTTCAACATTCTCAATACATAATTCAAGATCATCGCTAAACTTGCCAAAATATTTAACTTCTGCTCCAGCGCGCTCAATTTGAGCCATCATCATATACGCATTACTATTGCGAATTTTGCCTGGCTGTAAAGGTTCACCGGGATCTAGTAATTCGCTACCAGTGGCCATCACACCAATGACTGTTTTACGAAAAACAGGTACTTGTTCATAACCAAAAGTAGCGAGTAAGGCCATCACCCCTGGATTAATATATTGACCTTTTTCAATGAGAACAGCGCCTTGCTGCACATCTTCCCCTTTATACGAAATATTGGTCCCCGCTTCAAAATTCCGTTTAATCGACATACACATTTGTTGATTTTCTTCGAAAGTATGGGTTAATTCTAGCATGACTACTGCATCACACCCTTGTGGGATTGGCGCACCTGTCATAATGCGGACAGCTTGTCTATGACCAACTACTTCGTCATAGACATAGCCTGCGCCAATTTCCCCCACAACCTGAAAGCGGACTGGATGTTCTGAGGAGGCTTCTTTACTATCAATGGAGCGAATAGCGTAACCATCATAAGGAGAACGATCAAATGCGGGCACATCATGATCAGCTCGAACAGCTTCTGCTATAAAACGTCCATGGGCCTGTGTTAATGGTACAAGCTCTTTTTTTGCTGGGAAGGCATAGTCCATTACACGATGAACCGCTTCTGCCACAGGGATTGGTTGTCTTTTTTCTATCATTTGGCACACTCCTTTATCCTAATAAACGATAATAAATGCTTTTCGCTTTTTCTATATTTTGTATACCATGTATCACTACGCGCCCATCCTGGAAAATCACAATTCGGTAATCATCAGCTTGGCAGGAAAGCAAATAAGGATTTACCTGAATTTCACCATAGGGACGAAGCTGATTTGCCAACTGCTCGAACGAATAGTGAATTGGCTTCGGAGGGCGTATTTGTACTGCGTCTCGTCCACAAAGTATCTGTAATTTAGTTTGATTTTCATAGGATAAATAAGGGTATGTTGGTTGATTGCCACAAGATGGACAATCAGCTTGCCGTATTTTTTCCACATTGATTTCATAGTGTTGATTTTGCCAAACATCAAACGTTAAATAGCTTTTTCGCAAGGCTTTCTCATCACCAACGAGCAATTTTAAAACCTCTGCCACTTGATAAGCTGCAACGATTTGAACTGTTGGGCTAATAATACCTACCGTATCACAAGTCATTCCTGTATGTGGCATGACATGTAACAAGCAATGCAAACATGGTGTTTTGCCTGGTACAATCGTATAGGTCGCACCATAACTACCAACGCAAGAACCATATACCCAGGGAATACGAGACTTTTGTGCAAGGTCATTCATGAGAAAACGGACATCAAAATTATCGGTTGCATCGACCATCACATCGACATCTTCTAATAATGGCAGCAAGGACTCTGTACAAGCGTCCATAATAGCAGTATTGATTTCTATCTCTGAGTTGATGCTGTGAAGTCTTGTTTTAGCTGCGATGACTTTTGGCATTTTTTCTTGTGCATCTAGCTCTGTATATAATTGCTGTCTTTGTAAATTACTCCACTCTACGTAATCACGATCAATGAGGGTCAGCTTGCCAATACCAGCGCGCACAAGTGCTTCTGCGCTAGCACTCCCTAATGCACCTACACCAATGATTAGGACGTGTTTTTGTTGAATGGACTGCTGCCCTGTTTGTCCGATGGGATGAAATAATTGTTGTCTAGAATATCTATTTTGCATAAGTATGAGGCCTTTCTTTCTTTGAATTTTCGTTTGACCTTTTCATTTATAGCATTATAATAAAAGCAATGTTTTTCAGCAAAATACGTTTGAAGGAGGTCTTTTACTGTGCATCCCACACATCAACAGCAACTAATCCAAGTAGCTGTTTTAACGGTCAGTGATACACGCACTAAAGCAGATGATCATGCTGGTCAGCGCATTCAATCCTTACTTCAAGAAGCTACATTTGAAGTAGTCGACTACCAGCTAACAAAGGATGAACCACTGGATATTGCCAATCATATCAAGAAATGGTGCAGTGATCACACAATCAATACCATTATCGTCACGGGTGGAACAGGATTTACACCAAGAGACCAAACCTACGACACCATTCTGCCTCTTTTTGAAAAAGAAATGATGGGGTTTGGTGAATTATTTCGAACTCTCAGCTATGAAGAAATTGGCCCAAAAGCAATGTTTAGTCGAGCCACTGCTGGAAGCCGTCAGCAAACCGCTATTTATGTTTTACCAGGTTCTACAAATGCGGTGACATTGGCTATGATGAAGCTCATTCTTCCTACTGTCCAACATTTTGTCGGTGAGTTGAATCGCCTATGAAAATTGCTGGAGTTGTATTAGCTGGTGGTCAATCCTCTCGCTATGGTCAGCCTAAAATGTTTGAGCTGTTTGCTGGGCAGGCTTTATATAAACATAGTCTCACAGCCTTGCAAAAAAATCGGCTAGATCCTATCATTATTGCTACGAACGCGCACTTACAACATCAATTTGGGCAGGAAAACGTCCAATGGATCATCGAAAAGCAGCCACATCAAGGCCCACTTTTTGCTTTGCATTCTATCATGACAGCCTACCCTGATGTGGAATGGTTTTTTGTCGTAGCGAGCGATATGCCTTATATGAATGCCAATTTTATCAAAAAAATAGTAGGGCTGATTGATGACGCCTATGATGCTATTGTTCCTACGCAAGCGCTACGGGATCAACCATTGGCGGCATTATATCGACGTACAGCTTTACCAAGGGCAAAGCAATTAACGGAACAAAACAAGCGAAGTATGAAAGTGCTGTTAGAGCAAATTCGTGTTTGCTACGTTCCTTTTGATGACAATAGCCCAACATTTGTCAATATCAACGCACAACAAGATTGGTCACAAACGACTAAAAAGGAGTTTAACGATGAATAATTTTACACATTGGAACGAAGAAGGTCGTCCTAAAATGGTCGATATATCTGCAAAAGAAATCACGACACGTACAGCTATTGCTCGCAGTACGATTATTTTATCGGATGCAGTCTATGAAGCCATCCAACAAGGTGGCATTAAAAAAGGTGATCCGACGCAAGTTGCTCAAATTGCAGGGATTATGGGTGCTAAAAAAACGGCCGATATCATTCCTATGTGCCACCCTATCATGCTACAGGGCACAGATTTCCAGTTTGACTATGAAAAGGCGGAGAATGGCTATGAGCTCCATATTCAAGCCACTGTCAAATGTAGTGGGAAAACTGGTGTTGAAATGGAAGCCCTTACTGCTGTGTCGATTGCTGCCTTAACTTTTTATGATATGTGCAAAGCCGTTGATAAAACAATGGTCATTAAAGAAACCTATCTTGTTGAAAAAACAGGTGGAAAAAGTGGCACCTTTGTGCATAAATAAACAGAAAAATTCGGCATCGTTTTGCCGATTTTTTCTGTTTTTTTACACACTACCCCCCAATGTGAGACATTTCAATTTTTGAATTTTTCCTTTTTGCCATTGTTTGTTCATTGCGTTCATCTGAATAACGATCATTTCTTGTTTCCCAAACGTTCGTAATACATTTGATGATGGCTGCATCATCTTGCCCTGATCGTAACAGTTCTCTTAAATCAGTGCCTTCAGTTGCAAATAAACAAGTGTATAATGATCCTTCTGCTGAGAGACGAGCACGGGAGCAATTGGAGCAGAAAGAATCTGTCACAGACGAAATCACACCAACCTCACCTTGTGCATCTTGATATTGAAAGCGCGTTGCCACTTCCCCCCTGTAATTTGGAGCCACTGGCTGTAATGGAGAAAACTGATGGATATGCTCAATGATATCTTTTTTGGACACCACATCATCTAAACGCCAACCGTTCGAATTCCCTACATCCATATATTCAATAAAGCGTAAAATATGCTGTTTTTCTTTAAAAAATTGAGCCATTGTAACAATGTCTTGGTCATTCTTGCCTTTTTGAACAACCATATTAATTTTTACTTGTAAACCCGCTTCTGCTGCCTTTTCAATTCCCTCTAACACCGGCAATACCTTGCCCCGATGACCATTCATCTCGAAAAAACGTTCTTCATCAAGTGAATCTAGACTAACTGAGACTCGAGATAAGCCTGCTTGTGCCAATGGCTGTGCATATTTTTTTAATAAAGAGCCATTGGTTGTTAAAGCAATATCTTCTACACCCTCTATATGGTGAATACGGGCAATTAATTCGGGCAAATCACGACGTAGCAATGGCTCGCCGCCCGTAATTCGCACCTTTTTCACGCCTAATGAAACAAAGATTTTTACTAATCGTTCTATCTCATCAAAATTTAATATTTTATCAGACGGTAAAAATGCATAATCTGGACCAAATACCTCAGCTGGCATACAATAGCGGCAACGAAAATTACAGCGATCTGTTACGGATATTCTTAAATCTCTTAACGGTCTGTGTAATTGGTCTTGTAGATTCGTCATTTAATCTCCTTCTTTCAGTACATTCTGAGCTGGTAATAGGATGCGGTGTGGATGTGTATAAATATTCAATGAATGCTGTCGGATAAAGCCTACCGTCGTAATGCCAAGCTGCTCAGCCAATTGCAAGGCTAATTCAGTTGGAGCTGATTTAGACAGCACAATGGCACAGCCTATTTTGGAGACTTTGAGTAAAATCTCCGACGATATTCGTCCGCTAAAAACAATTATTTTATCTTGCATACGGATGTTATTGCGTAAGCAATAGCCGTAAATTTTATCTAAAGCATTGTGGCGTCCAATATCCATACGACTTAACACAATGCCATTGACATCACATAGTGCAGCATTATGCACACCACCCGTTTTCTTAAAAATGTCGGCACCATCCTGCATCGCATGCATTAAACGGAAGCAATCCTCAGTCGACATTTGCACCTGAACGTCTTCCATTTTTTTTGCTGCTAATGCATCATTCGTAAAAACAAATCCTTGTCGACTCATCCCACAGCAAGAGGTAATATAGCGTTTGTTTTGCGTCTGCTGATAATAAGGATTGACATGCTTTGTTTTAATATGCACAAAGCCTTCTTTTTCTTGGTGCCAAATTTCCTCAATATCCTCAAAGCTACGAATCACTCGTTCAGAAGCTAAATAGCCGATGACCATATCTTCTACATACTCTGGTGTACATACCATCGTGACAAATTCTTGCTGATTAATTTTTACGGTCACCGCGTATTCTGAGACGATTAAATCATCCATTTCTTTCACTTGCTGTCCTTCAACTCGCACAATTTTCCTTGTTATTGCTCGCTCCATAAGGCATCCCCTTTATTCACTGATATTCTTTTCAAAAACAAAGACGGAAATCGCAAAATCCTCTTCAATTTTAATATCTGAAAATAGGTGGAGTAGTTTGCTACCCATCAATTCTTCCATACCCTCTGGTGGTGATTGCGTATATAAATCCTGAATCATACTCGTCCTTGCAGCATGCACCATTTTTAACCCTTCTGGTGTACTGGCAATAAATTTTTCTGTCGGTGTGATATTACCGTATAAAGTAGATACAGCCATATTCTCGACAAAAACGGTATGAATACGTTCAGGTCCTTTACCAAATACTTCCTTGCGTAACTTTCGAATCATGTCATTAAATTCGTGTATTTTTTTAGACATAGCAACGATTCTCCCATCGTAATTAAACTTTTTTAGGTAAATGGTTATGAGGGTCACCCTTACAGTTTGTTAATGATATAGCAACTTTTAAAAAAATAAAAGAGAAAATACTTTTTGATAATAATTCTCATTTAATAAATTTTATGATAAATATTGTTCATTTTGAAGGAAAGAGCTATAATATTCATATCACAAATGGAATTGATTTATTTTGATCCCTATGTCACGATGTTGCATAGTGTTTTTAATATTTAAATTCTATTGTTATTAAAAAATAAAAGTAGATTGAGTTTTTAGCAAGGCCTGCTAAGAATTTTATCCACCATGAATCATTAGCATGTCTTGGACATGTTATTTCATGGTGGATTTTTTATTTTTTTAAAAACCGAGACATGGATAACTTGTTATGATCTAGCAATTTGCCTATTTTGAGGTAGCTTCAAGAACAATTGGGAATTACAATGATAACAAGACAATCTTTTCAAAAATAACCAACTCGATTTGTTATTCCCTTTTTGTCTTAAGCTGCAACATGTTGTCCGATTAGTCTCAAAGTGCAAAAGGAGGAAGTTATCTTGACTCAAATTAATATTAATGGCGTATCGTATGATGTAAAAGAAGGAGCTACAATCCTTGATACCATTAATCAGCATGACATTCCGCATCCACAGATCTGTCATGTGCCTGCTGTTGATCCAATCGAAACATGTGATACATGTATCGTGGAGGTGAACGGTCAATTAGTTCGTTCCTGCTCCACAAAGGCAGTAGACGGCATGAATGTTTTATTAACTTCTGACAAAGCAAAAGCAGCACAAACAGAAGCGATGGATCGTCTACTCGAAAATCATTTACTGTACTGTACAGTTTGTGATAATAACAATGGAAATTGTGCATTACACAACACGGCTGAAATGATGGAAATCGAGCATCAAAAATATCCTTACCAACCGAAAGTGGAACCTCATGAAGTGGACATGTCACACCCGTTTTATCGATATGACCCTAACCAATGTATCGCTTGTGGTCAATGTGTAGAGGTTTGTCAAAATTTACAGGTGAATGAAACATTATCCCTCGATTGGGAAGCCGAAAGACCACGCGTCATATGGGATACTGGCGTAGCAATTAATGATTCTTCCTGTGTAAGTTGCGGTCAATGTGTAACCGTTTGTCCATGTAATGCCTTAATGGAAAAATCCATGCTTGGAGAGGCTGGATTTATGACTGGTCTGAAACAGGATATGTTAGATCCAATGATCAGTTTAATTAAGGAAGTTGAACCGGGCTATAGCGGTATTTTTGCCGTTTCTGAAGTGGAAGCAGCTATGCGTAGTAAACGTACTAGAAAAACAAAAACAGTATGTACTTTCTGTGGTGTAGGTTGTTCATTCGAAGTTTGGACAAAAGACCGTAAAATTTTAAAAGTACAACCTTCCGAAGGTCCCGTTAACGCAATTTCTACTTGTGTCAAAGGGAAATTTGGTTGGGACTTCGTTAATTCTGAGGAACGAATTACTAAACCTCTTATTCGTAAAAATAATGAATTTGTTGAATCATCATGGGATGAGGCACTCGATTTAATTGCCACAAAGCTTGGTGGTATTCAGCAGCAATTTGGTCCTGGTTCTGTCGGCTTTATCTCATCTTCTAAAATTACAAATGAAGAGAATTACTTAATTCAAAAAATGGCACGTCAGTTATTTGGAACAAATGATGTCGATAATTGTTCCCGTTATTGTCAATCCCCTGCTACTGATGGTTTATTACGTACAGTAGGTTTAGGTGGTGACGCGGGTACGATCAAAGATATTGCCAAGGCTGGTCTTGTCATCATTGTTGGGGCTAACCCAGCTGAAGGACACCCTGTTTTAGCAACACGTGTGAAACGTGCACATAAATTACATGGTCAGAAATTAATTGTTGCGGATATTCGTAAACATGAAATGGCTGAGCGTTCTGACATCTTTATGCGTCCGAAGCAAGGTACTGACCAAGTTTGGTTAATGGCCGTTACCAAATATATCATTGACCAAGGTTGGCACGATGAAGCCTTTATTCAAGAAAACGTCCTTCATTATGATGATTTTAAACAAGTACTTGAAACATATACACTTGATTATGCGCAAGAAATGACGGGTATTAGTAAAGAAACATTGATCGAAGTGGCTGAAATGATTCGTGATGCAGATGGTACATGTGTGCTTTGGGGCATGGGTGTAACACAAAATACTGGTGGCTCTTATACATCCGCAGCGATTTCAAATTTACTTTTAGCAACTGGGAACTATCGTCGTCCAGGTGCGGGTGCCTACCCTCTTCGTGGTCATAACAATGTGCAAGGTGCCTGTGATATGGGTACACTACCAACTCTCTTGCCAGGTTATCAAAAGGTAACAGATGAGGCAGCGCGTGCAAAATTCGAAAAAGCTTACGGTGTCCCAATTCAGTCGCAACCAGGTCGAACTAATATGCAAATGTTAGATGCGATTATGGAAGGTAAAATGAAAGCCATGTATTTAGTGGGCGAAGATATGGCGCTTGTTGATTGTAATGCCAACCATGTAGATGAGGTGCTTTCACAACTAGACTTTTTTGTTGTCCAAGATTGTTTCCTATCACGTACAGCACAATATGCAGATGTGATTTTACCTGCTGCGCCTTCCCTTGAAAAAGAAGGTACATTCACGAATACAGAACGTCGTGTTCAACGCCTCTATCAAGTATTACCAACACTTGGTGAATCGAAAGCAGATTGGGAAATCTTGCAAGCGGTTGCTCGTCGTTTAGGAGCAGATTGGCATTATGATCATCCAAGTGACATCTTTGATGAAATGACCAGCCTGTCCCCCCTCTTCTCACAAGCTAACTATGATGTCTTAGAAGGCTGGGGTAGCTTCTGCTGGGGTAGCCATGATGGTAAAGATACACCTTTACTATATGAAGATGGTTTCAATTTCCCTGATAAAAAAGCTCGTTTTGCTTTAAATGATTGGGTGCAACCTGTGGAATATGAGGCACAGTACGATTGTCTTATTAATAATGGTCGTATGCTTGAACACTTCCATGAAGGAAATCTAACAAATAAATCAAAAGGTATTCAATCGAAAGTACCTGATATTTTCGTTGAAGTATCACCGGAACTGGCGAAGGAACGAGGTATTGCAGATGGAGCCTTACTTCGTTTAGTATCTCCTTATGGTGCATTAAAGCTAAATGCTCTTGTCACAGATCGCGTGCAAGGAAACGAATTATTTTTACCGATGAACTCCGTTAATAAAGATTCAGCTATCAACTTCTTAACGGGCCCTGCAGCAGATGTGAATACATCAACACCAGCTTATAAACAAACAAAAGTACGAGTTGAAGTGCTAAAAGCAAAAGGAAAATCACCACTTCCTCGTACGAACCCACGCTATAAAAAACGTCATCCTCAAAATGGTGTTGAGGTTCATCGGAAATGGAATCGTCCTGGCTACGTTCACTTAACAACTATTAACGAAAGAGAGTGAGAGCATGGCTGTACCTATTACAAGCATTAAAAAACAACAATTGACGGAAGAACAACTAAAGGAACAAAAATTAGACAATCTAAAAGAACTGCTTTCTGATAATGAAGAAGCCGTTAATCAAGTGTTTAGTATTATGGCTGAATTGAATGATATAGGTGCACTAGAAGCAGCAATGAAGCTACTAGAAGCGAAAGAGAATGTGGCCCATATTGCACTTGGACAATTAACTCGTAAGCCTGTAACCAATATTATTAATAATTTAATGGGCGTTGCAGGAGCATTGACGGAGCTCAATCCAGAAACAACGACTAAGCTAATTGACGGCTTAAATTCAGGTGTAGATGAAGCGAGCAAAGCACTTGAATCCAATGAAAAAGTAAGTGCCTTTAAGCTTATGAAAATGTTAAATGATCCAGATGTCAATCGTGCGCTCAATTTTGGAGTCCATTTCTTAAAGGGACTTGGCAAAGGCTTAAAAGAATAAGGTGGTTCCGACATGTTAGTAAAAGAAGATGTTATCAACGCATTACAACAAGTAGAAGATCCAGAGCTTCATCAGAGTATCGTCAAATTGAATATGGTGCGTAATATTCAAATAAACGGCACCCATCTATCGCTGGATATTATTTTAACCATTCCAGGTTGTCCTTTAAAAGCGAAGATCCAGCATGATGTGGAAAAAGCATTACAAGCGATTGGTGCCTCCAGTGTTGCCATTACCTTTGGGGCTATGACAGATCAGGAACGTCGCACATTAACTGCGTCTCTACAAGCGAAAAATGTGACAGAGCAAGGAATGCCGAATATGCTACTGCTTAATTCTGGTGTGCAATTCATTGCCATCACAAGTGGTAAGGGCGGTGTTGGGAAATCGACTGTGACCATTAATTTAGCAGTCGCCCTTGCCCGTCTCGGCAAACGGGTAGGAATACTTGATGCGGATATCTATGGCTTTAGTATTCCTGCTATGATGAATATTGACCAAAAACCTACTATGCTTGACCAAACAGCTATTCCAGTAGAAAGTCATGGGGTTAAATTAATGTCGATGGGCTTTTTTACCAATGACAACCAGCCTGTTATGTGGCGTGGCCCCATGCTCAACAAATGGATTCGCAATTTCCTTGTCAACACATTATGGGGAGACTTGGACTATCTTCTGATAGATTTACCACCAGGGACAGGCGATGTGGCCATTGATATGGCAGCCATGATTCCTCAGGCACAGGAAATCATTGTAACAACACCACATCTTGCTGCTTCTCACGTCGCATCCCGTGCAGGCTTGATGGCTCAACATACGAAACATACTATTCTTGGTGTTGTTGAAAACATGGCTTATTTTGAAGGAGCAGATGGTCAAAAAAACTATCTGTTTGGACAAGGTGGAGCCGATCAGTTAGCAGATTTACTGCAAACACAAGTAA
Encoded proteins:
- a CDS encoding Mrp/NBP35 family ATP-binding protein, with translation MLVKEDVINALQQVEDPELHQSIVKLNMVRNIQINGTHLSLDIILTIPGCPLKAKIQHDVEKALQAIGASSVAITFGAMTDQERRTLTASLQAKNVTEQGMPNMLLLNSGVQFIAITSGKGGVGKSTVTINLAVALARLGKRVGILDADIYGFSIPAMMNIDQKPTMLDQTAIPVESHGVKLMSMGFFTNDNQPVMWRGPMLNKWIRNFLVNTLWGDLDYLLIDLPPGTGDVAIDMAAMIPQAQEIIVTTPHLAASHVASRAGLMAQHTKHTILGVVENMAYFEGADGQKNYLFGQGGADQLADLLQTQVIAHVPFAQPEENTGSSVYEEETIIGEIFTNLAEDLLYQ